The genomic window GTCAACGCAGCGGCTTTCATCGCGGCCTCGCAGTTCACCGGCGCGCTGGGTGAACGCTTCGGCCTGGTGCGGGTCGTGAAGTTCGGCGTCCTCGCCTGCGGCACCGTCATGCTGGCGCTGTTCGCGTATTTCGCCTCGGGCGGTGACCGGCTGGCGGTGCTCATCGTGCTGTACTTCATCGCCAGCGGCTTCATGGGGCTGGTGATACCGACCACCGGGGTGCTCGCGCTCGAAGCGCATGGCGCCATCGCCGGCACGGCGTCGGCCTTGCTCGGTACGCTGCAGATGCTGACGGGCGCTTTCATGATGGCGGCGGTCGGCCTCTTTACCGATGGCCGACCGTTGCCGATGGTCGCGGGCATGGCCGCAGGGGCGTTCGTCGCTGCGGTGCTGACCTGGCTCACGCTGGGCGGTTGGCGCACGGCGCCGAAAATGGAGGAGGCCCTGTGAGCGCCGTGGCCTCCGACACATCCGACGCGTCCAACACGTCCAACACGTCCGGCGCATTGAACGCCGCGCCCAAGCTCGGCGACGGCCTGGCCCAGCCGGCACGCAACCGCGCCATGATGGTGATCATCCTGGGCATCGCGGTGGCGGTGCTCGACGGCACCATCGTCAACCTGGCATTGCCCGGCATCGCGCGCGAACTGAACGCCAGTGCGTCGCACGCCATCTGGGTCGTCAACGCGTACCAGATCGCCATCCTGGTGTTGCTGCTGCCACTGGCCTCGCTCGGCGATCTGGTCGGCTATCGCCGCGTCTACCTCGTCGGCATGGCCTTCTTTACGCTGGCATCGCTCGGTGCCACGCTGTCAAACTCGCTCGGCACATTGATCGCGGCCCGCGCGCTGCAGGGCCTGGGCGCCGCCGGGATCATGAGCGTGAATGCGGCGCTGGTTCGGCTCATCTATCCGTCGGCCAAGCTGGGGCGCGGCATGGCGATCAACTCGCTGGTCGTTGCCACGGCCTCGGTCGCGGGACCATCGGTCGCGGCGGCCATCTTGTCGGTGGCGTCATGGCCGTGGCTCTTCGCGCTCAACGTGCCCCTTGGTATCGCGGTGTTCTTTCTGGGCATGCAGTCGTTGCCCGCCAACCGCGTGGCACCGGCTGCGGGCTCGCGCTTTTCGCTGATCGACGTGGTCCTGAACATCGCGATGTTCTCGCTGATCTTCATCGGCGCCGACCGGCTCGGCGTGCGCGAAGGCGGGCAGGGCGCCGACCCGATGGCGTGGGTCCTGCTCGCGGCAGGCATCGTCGTGGGTGTGTTCTACCTGCTGCGCCAGCGCACGTTGGCGGTGCCGCTGTTCCCGGTCGACCTGATGCGCATTCCGGTGTTCGCACTGTCGATGTGCTCTTCCGTCGGCGCCTTCAGCGCGCAGATGCTGTCGTACATCGCGCTGCCCTTCATGCTGCTCGAGACGCTGCACCGTTCGCACATCGAGGCCGGCTTGCTTATCACCGCGTGGCCACTCGCCATCGTGGTGGCTGCGCCCATCGCCGGGCGGCTGATCGGCCGCGTCCCGGACGGTCTGCTCGGCGGCATCGGCATGGCATTGATGGCGCTGGGCCTGGCGCTGCTGGCCGCGTTGCCGGCCGATCCTTCGAACCTGAACATCGTGTGGCGCATGGCGCTGTGCGGTGCCGGCTTCGGGCTGTTCCAGTCGCCGAACAACCACACCATCGTGACCTCGCCGCCGCCACAACGAAGCGGTGCGGCAAGCGGCATGCTGGGTACCGCGCGCCTGACCGGGCAAACGCTCGGCGCGGTCATGCTGGCCGCCATCTTCAGTGCGTGGGGTCCGCACGAAGGGCGTGGCCAGGTCATCGCCCTGGCGGTAGCAGCCGCATGCGCCGCGCTGGCCGGCGTGTTCAGCGTGCTGCGCACTCGCGGCAAGTAGAGTCTGGGCCGATGACGCAGATCGGCAAGTCCGATACGACGCCATGCCCGCCGGCCGTTCGCATGCGGTGGCCGCAGCCTTTGTCAGCGGCTTTCGCTGGGTCATGCTGATGTGCGCCGGACTGGCGTTGCTGAGCGCGGCAAGTGCGTGGTGGATGATCGGTGGCAAGGCGGCGCCTGTCGAAGCCGCCACTCACGATCGAAAGGTTCTCGATGTCTGATTCACCTGAAGCACTGTCTGTGATCGCGGCGCGTGTCGGCGCCGCGTTGCGCGCACGCGGCGAGACCGTCGCCGTCACCGAGTCGTCGGCCGGCGGGCTCGTCTCCGCGGCGCTGCTCGCCATACCCGGCGCGTCGGCTTACTTTCTAGGCGGTGCGGTCGTCTACTCACGACGCGCCGGCAGGGGCTTGCTCGGCCTGACCGCCGAAGACATGGTCGGGCTGCGCGGCGAGACCGAGCCCTATGCGCAGCTGGTAGCAGGCAAGGCCCGCGACATCCATCGCGCGAGCTGGGGCATCGCCGAGAGCGGTGCGGCGGGGCCGGTGGGCAGTCCGTACGGCGACCCGGCAGGCCGTGTTTGCCTCGCGGTGGTCGGTGCCTTTGTGGCGTTGGAAACCGTGATGACCGGCGAGACCGACCGAGCGATGAACATGGACTTGTTCGCGCGGCATCTGCTCGCGTTGTTCGAGCGGACATTGAACCCACCGGCAACCTGAATGGAGAAAGCAATGCAGGACTTCACGACGACCACCTTCGGCATCCTGGTCTTCCCCGAGGTAGAAGAACTCGACTTCGTCGGCCCGTGGGAAATGCTCACGATGTGGAGCAAGGTCGCAAACGGACCCGGCCGCTGCCTCATCGTCTCCGAATCGCCGGGGCCGTTGACATGCGCCAAGGGTCTGTCGATCAACCCGCATGTGTCGTTCGCGGACTGCCCGCCGCTCGACTATCTGCTGGTGCCGGGCGGGCAGGGCACGCGCCGTGAAGTCGGCAATCGCGCGCTGCTGGATTTCGTCTCGTCTCAGGCCGCGAACTGCCGTGCCGTGCTGTCCGTTTGCACCGGCTCTTTCGTGTTGCACGCCACCGGCCTGCTCGCCGGCAAAAGGGCCACGACGCACTGGGCGCAGCTCGATCGCTTTCGTGAACTCGGGGACGTCGATGTGGTCGAGGAGCGCTTCGTGCGCGACGGCAAGCTGTGGTCGTCGGCGGGCGTGTCGGCCGGCATCGACCTCATGCTGGCGTTCATCGCGAGCGAGTCCGGCGACGATGCGGCGGGCAAGGTGCAACACGCGTCGGAGTACTACCCGGCGGAGACGCGCTACGGCAAGTACGAAGACCATGCGCAAGCGCCTGCGTACCTGAAGCGACCACGCCCGTAAGTTCTTGCGCGGTCCGGCGAGGCTCGCCCCAACCTGCTACTTGCCAATCGGCGCGAAGCGCTGCCGCATGAAGTTGCGCACATGCGGCGTAAATTCCATAAATCCCTTCACCGCGTGGAACTCCGGCGTGTCGTAGACCCAGTCGCCGGCCACTTCGTAGATGGCCGCGTACTTCGGCCCGTATTCCAGTGAGACGCAGCGGCTTGCCGACAGCCAGCCGGGGCAAGCCAGCAGCGCGGGCACATCTACTTCTTCGTACCAGCGATTGAAGGCGTTCATCACGCATGCGTTGCAGTACATGCAGAGCCGCATCGCGTGCAGCCAGAACGACGACTCGACGCCCTAGCCACAGCGCGCCTCCGTTGCGGCTCCACGTGCTGCGCCCCTGCAGCCGATCAGGCAGCGGCCGGGCTGCGTAGAGCCGGAGTCCTGTCCTGGGTCGGCGCATAGCCGCGGCCGTAGTGCCGCTCCAGGCGCCGCTGCACCACGTCCCATAGCGAGGTGAGCACCAGGTAGAAAACGGCCGCTACGCAATAGAGCTCCAGCACCTCGAACTTCGCCTGCATCAGCACCTGCGCGCGGCGCATCAGTTCTTCCATCGAGATCACGGACGCGAGCGAGGTGGCCTTCAGCAACCCGTTCACCGAATTGCCCAGCGGCGGAATGATGATGCGGATCACTTGCGGCAGCGTCACGAGCCGAAGCGTCGCAACCTTGGACAGGCTCAGGGCCTTGGCCGCCTCGATCTGCCCCTTGGCAACGGCCGAAAATCCAGCCCGGATGGTCTCCGACAAATAGGCCGCTTCGTTGAGACTCAGCGCGAGCACGGCGGAGGTCAGTACGTCGAAGCGCAAGCCCAGTTGCGGCAGGCCGGTGTAGATGATCACGATCTGCACCAGCAGCGGCGTGCCGCGGAAGATCCAGATATAGAACTTGGCCGGACCGCGCAGGAACGCGCGGTCGGACATGCTCGCCAGCGCCAGTGGCAGCGCCAGGGCCAGACCGATGATGATCGTGGTGATCGTCAGCCCGATCGTGATCGCCACGCCGCCCAACAGGTACGGGTTGATCAGGTAGGACAGGAAAGCGTCGACGTTGAACACGGACCGGTCTTTCTGTTTGCCTCGCGCTGCGAGCCGATTACTTCGGCGCCGGGCCGGACCCGCGGATCGCGAAGTTCGTCGTGTCCTTCAGGCGCGTCATCCTGAACTTGTCGAACAGCTTGTCGTAGGTGCCCTCGGCCTTTAGTTCGTTCAGCGCGGCAGCGGCTCCAAGGGCCGTTGTCTTGTCGCGGTAGGTGACGGTGATGTCGGTGCCGTTGATGCCGCTGAGCCACACCTTGGCAATGCCGCGCTCGGCAAAGGTGATGGCGGTTTCGTCGATGTTGATGCCGGCCTCTAGCTGGCCGGCGCGCAGCGCCGCCGTGGTTTCGGAGGCGGTCGCGAAGGTGCGGAAGTCGATCGTCTTCAGGCCGCGAGCGACCATGTCGGCATTGAATTCCCGGGACTTGCGCTCCTGGTAGGTGCCAGTTTCAATACCGACCACATGACCTGCCAGATCGTCGAACTTGGTGATTTTGAACGGGCTCGTCGGCACCGTGTAGACGCTCATCGCCTGCTGGCCGTAGGGAATCATGAACATCAGCTTGGAACGCTCTTCGGTCCAGAACATGCCCGTGTTGATCATGTCGAAGCGGCCGGCCTGCAGGGCGGGAATCATCGGCGGCATGTCCATCCGCATGAAGACGGGCTCGAGGCACAGCTTGGCAGCGATGGCCTTTCCGAGCTCGACGTTGAGGCCCTGCAACTCGCCTTTTTCGTCGACGAACTGTTGCGGTGGCAGGGTCGGGTTGATGGACATCTGCAACTTGCCGGCAGACACCAGATGCTCGGCGCTGATCTTGGGGGTACAGGGCTGCGCCATCGCCGAAGCGCAGAACACGGCGCCGATGAAGAGCGCAAGAACGGGATTCGGTATGTGCATGGTGTGCTTTCGTAAGACGAAGATTGAAGAGAAGAAAAAGGAACCTGGAGACACTCAGAGTCAGACCGACGGGCTGCATGCCAGCAGTGCGCTGTGCAGTGCCTCGATGACGCATTCGTCGCGCTGGTTCAGCAAGCACAGCGACTCGGTCACGATGCCGCGGCCGGAACGCGAAGACGCACGCTTCTCGGTAAATACGAAGCTCACGCGGACCACGTCGCCTGCAACGACAGGTTGCAAGAACCGCACCCGGTCCCATCCGAGCGAGACGATCCCTCGGGCACCTCGATGTGGCGCGGCGCCTGCGCTACGAATGCGTCGCGCATGCCCATCGGGCCAACGCGGAAAATGCGCTCGTCCATGGTCTTGAGCGATTCGCTGATGCGCACCGCAAAGCCGATCTGGTCGAGCACGTCTTCCTGCAGCCGCACGCCCGGAGCGATCTCGGTCAGCACGAGGCCAGCCGGCTCCATTTCGAACACGGCGCGGTCGGTGATGAAGGTCACGTGCTGTCCGCGCTCGCGAGCCAGGCGACCCGAGAAGCTGATCTGGTCGACCTCTGGGACGAACTTTTTGAACTTGCCGTCGCGGCGGATGGAAAGCGCGTTGTCGACCACGCCGATGTCGAAGTCGCCACCGGTCAGCGAGCCGTTGAACACCAGCCGCTTCGTGTTCTGCGTGATGTTGATGAAGCCGCCGGCGCCGTCATAGCGCTTGCCGAAGCGGGTGACGTTGACGTTGCAGTGCCTGTCGACCTGTGCGAACGACAAGAAGGCGCAACTCAGGCCGCCGCCGTCGTAGAAGTCGAACTGATACGACTGGTCGAGGATGACCCGCGGGTTGACCGAAGTGCCGAACTCGCGTGCATGGCCCGGCACGCCGCCGACCGCACCCGACTCGACGGTGAGCGTGATCATCTCGTCTATGCCTTCCTCGGCCGCGACATTGGGGATCATGGCCGAGAGGCCGACGCCGAGGTTCACCACGTCACGCGGGCGCAGCTCGAAAGCCGCTCTGCGCGCCACCACGCGGCGCGCGTCCAGCGGGTCGGGCGCGATGCTCGAACTTGGAACGATGGTCTCGCCGCAGCGCGCCGGATCGAACTGGGTCGCGTAGGTTTGCATCTGATCGGGCTGCACCACGAAGTGGTCGATCAGGAAGCCGGGGATCTTCACCATGTGCGGATGCAGCGTGCCGCGCTTGACGACACGCTTGACCTGGCAGATCACGGTGCCGCCGGCGTTGTGCACGGCCTGCGCCATCGACAGGTCTTCTCGCGCGGTGGCTTCATGTTCCATGCTGACGTAGCCGTCTTCATCCGCCGAGGTGCCGCGGATCAGCGCGACCGAAGGTACGCCGGGTGCGCGATAAAACAGATAGTCCTTGCCGCCGATGGCGACGAGTTCGACCAGCTTTTCAGTCGTGCGCGCGTTCATGCGGCCGCCTTCCTGCCGCGGGTCCATGTACGTTTCCAGACCCACGTGCGTGAGCACGCCGGGCTGGCGGCCGGCCATCGCGCGGCACAGGTGCGTCATCACGCCCTGCGGAAAGTTGTAGGCCTCCAGTTCCTGGTCGAGCACCAGCTTCATGAAGGGCAACTGCATGCCGAAGTTGCCGCCGATCACGCGCCGGACGAGTCCCTTGTGCGCGAAACGGCACATACCTTTTTCTGTCAGCGCACCGACGCCGGTGATGTGGAAGAGAGTGATGCCGTGCGGCCCGTCACCGGACAAGAAGCGGCGTTCGATGGCTTCGAACACTGCCTCGGGTACGCCTGAACCGCCGTTGCCGCCAGCCAGCACCATGTCGCCATCCTTCAGCAGCGCGGCGGCTTCGTCGGGCGAGATGCAGTCGATCATGCGAATTCTTTCTCGACCTGCTTGGCGATGATCAGGCGCTGGATCTGGTTGGTGCCTTCGTAGATCTGGGCCAGCCGCACGTCGCGGAAGATGCGCTCGATCCGGTACTCGCGCGAGTAGCCGTTGCCGCCATGCACCTGCAAGGCGTTCGACACATGCTTCATGGCCATGTCGGTGGTGAAGAGCTTGGCGTGCGCCGCTTCCTTTGCGTAGGGCAGGCCGGCGTCGAACACGCGCGACGCGTAGTGGATGAGCAGTCGCGCGGCTGCGATGTCGGTCGACATGTCGGCCACCATGAACTGAATGGCCTGGAAGTTCATGATCGGCTCGCCGAACTGCTTGCGCGTGGTGGCGTAGGTCACCGCGTCTTCCATCGCGGCCTGCGCCATGCCCAGCGCCATCGACGACATCAGGAGGCGACTGAAGTTGAAGTTGCCCATGGCCGTCTTGAAGGCCTGGTTCTCGGCGCCGATGAGCGCGGTCTTGGGCACATGCACGTCCTGCAGCACGATCTGGCAATCCTCCAGGCCGTGCATGCCCAGCAGTTCCTCGTTCTTGCCGCGGCTCACGCCCGGTGACGACGCATCGACCAGAAAGCAGCTGATCGAACGGTGGCCGGCTTCCTTGCCGGTGCGCGCGAACACCATGATGCGGTCGGCCACGCCACCGAGGGTGACCCAGGCCTTGGTGCCGTTGAGAACATAGCCGTCGTCGGTCACCCGGGCGGTGGTCTGGATGCTCGCGGCATCGGAGCCGAAGTCGGGTTCGGTCATGGCGGTGGCGAACACGATCGAGCCATCGAGGATGCCGGGGATCAGCGCCTTCTGGCTCTCGTTTCCGTGATGGTGAAGAAACAGCGCTGCTTCCACGGGGATGGCGAAAGCATTGCCGATGGCGGCCGAGCAGCGCGCGATTTCCTCCATCACGAGGCAAAGGCTGACCGTGTCCAGGGCCGAACCCCCCGACGATTCCGGCAGGCTGATGCCGAACAGGCCCAGGCCAGCCATGCCGCGATAGAGCGTGCGGTCGAAGGTGTCTTCGCGGTCGATCGCGGCGGCGCGCGGCAGAACCTCGGCCTCGGCGAAACGGCGTGCGGTATCGCGCACCGACATCTGGTCTTCGGTGTAGAAATGATTCATTGCGCAGCGGTGGTGTCGGACGGCTCGTCGCTCGCAAGGTGGCCGTCGTGCGCCACCTCGTCGCGCTCGCGGTCCATGAAATAGATGGCGACGTTGTGGGCCGCCGTGTCGAAGCACGCGGCAATGGCCGGCGTCATGGATTCGGCAACGGCGCGCCGCTGGTCGGCGCTGCGGCGATACGCATGCACCTTCACGAAGACGCGGCTGTCGCTCGCGGGCAGGCCGAACTGGCCGGCGTGCGCGTAGTCGCCGTGGGCGATCGGAACGAAATAGATCGTCACCGTCGAGGGCGCGACATCGAAACCGCGGACGATGCCCTCGGTGACGGCCTCGACCACTTTGCGCTTTCCGGTGTCGGCGGCGCGTGGCGCCAGAACTTCTACATAGGGCATGGGTTGCTTCAGGGATGCTTCAGGTCGTGCTCGAGGTGTTGGGCAGTGCGCTGCACGAAGCACGTTCGACGAGCCGCGAGCCGATGCGGTATTCGCGGCCACTGTTGGCCACGCCGCCGAGGCGGGACATAAGACGGTCGACCGCGAGGTTCGCCATGTCGGCGGCACCGCTGTCGACCACGCTGATGGCGGGGCGATGCCACTGAAACCAGGGCGAGTCTTCGTAGAACAGCAAAGACAGGTCCAGTGAAATGGCGAGGCCGCGCTCCGAAATCACGCGCAGCACGCCCACCGACGACTCGTGGTTCGCCACGAACAGTGCCGTTGGCGGCGCTGGAAGCGACAGCATCGCGTTGGCGCCCGCCACGCCGGTCTCGGGGACGTAGCGACCGCGGTGGATGAGGGTCGGATCGATGGGCAGGCCCGCTTCCTGCATGGCCCGGGTATAGCCCGCCAGCCGTTCCTTGCCCGAAGTCGTATCACCAGGCCCCACGATCAAACCGATGCGCCGATGTCCCAGACCCAGCAGGTGTTGTGTGCCGGCGTACGCGCCATCCATGTCGGCCGCCAGGATGGATTCGAGCGACGCGCCGGCCACACGCCGCACGGCGCAGATGACCGGAATGTCGGCATGTTCCATGGCCAGCAGGGCCGCGCCATTGGCGCCGGTCGGCACGGCAATGACGCCGTCGACGTTGTGGTCCACGAGCGTCTTGAAGATCTCGCGTTCCTGCTCGGCATCGTCGTTGCTGATGCTCAGGATGACCTGGTATCCGAGCGTCTGCATGCGGGACTGCACGACCGAGGCCAGCACGCGAAAGGAAGCGTTTTCAAGGTTGTGGACTGTCAGCCCGATGAGGCGCGACTTGCGCGTCCGGAGCGCGCGGGCTGCCGTATTGGTGCGATAGCCGAGCGCTGCGGCGACGGCGACGACGTGCCGCTGCGTCGCCTGGTTGGTCAGGTTCGAGCCGGCGAGGGCGCGCGACGCAGTAGCGATGGAAACGTCTGCGGCACGTGCCACATCGCGCAGGGTGACGCTCATGGCTGAAACAAATAAACAGCTAAAAATGAAAACGATTGCATTCTCTTACTGTAAGTCTTGCGGAGAGTACAAGTCAAATTCGACTCTAGCTATTCCCTTGAGTTTAGGCAAGTTATTGCAATCGATTCCAGTCATGTTGCATACTGCCGGCACCTTACCTACAGGGTTTCATAGGGCTTCATGACATTTCCGGTTTCCGGCGTGGGCGGCATCTGGCCCGCCACGCTTACCCCCTTTGCGCCCGGCGGCGCCATTGACGACGTCGCGCTTGCGGCCCATGTGCATGAAGTGGCGTCCACCGCCGGCGTGCGCGCCGTGGTGGTCAATGGCCACGCTGGCGAAACTTCGTCGCTCAACCGGCTGGAGCGCGCGCATGTGGTGGACGTGGCCGTGCGGGCTGCCGGCCGGATACCAGTGGTCGCGGGCGTCGTGGCGGAAGACACGCGCGATGCCTGCGCGCTGGCAGTCGACGCGGCGGAGGCGGGCGCCTCGGCACTGCTGCTCTTTCCACCGATGCTGTTTGGAGGCGGTTCGGCCCTGCGTCCCGAGATGGCGCTGCGCTTCGTCAAGGACGTAGCCGGGGCCACGCGATTGCCCATCGTGCTGTTTCAGTTGTCGCGTTCTTCGGGCCTCGCTTTTTCCACCGGCTTGCTGGTGCGTTTGTGCAGCGAAGTGCCCTATATCGTCGCCATCAAGGACGGTACCGACGTGCCCGAACTTTATGAAGACAACCTGCGCGCCATCCGCCGCCTCGACCGTCCGGTCACGATGCTGACGACCAACAACAGCTGGCTTTTCGCCTCGCTCACCTATGGCGCCGACGGCATCCTGTCGGGCATCGGCAGCGTTGCCGCGCCGTTGCTGGTCGAAATGCACGAGGCCGTCGCGGCCGGCCGGCTCGACGCCGCCCGAGCCGCGAACGATCGGTTGGTGCCGCTGTGCCGCGCCTTCTATCGCGCACCGTACCTTGACAGCCACAACCGCATGAAGACCGCGCTGCACATGCTCGGACGGCTGCCGCATCCCGATCCGCGCCTGCCACTGCTGCCGCTCGCCGACGATGACAAGACTCGCATCCGCGCCGCGCTGGTCGCGTCCGGACTGCTCGACGACAAATGTTGAGAACGACCGAAAAATGAAACATTTTCGCGGTACTTACACCATCATGGTGACGCCCTTCGATGCGGCGGGTGAGGTCGACGTTTCAGCGCTGGAGCGCTATGTCGACTGGCAGATCGAATCGGGCATCCACGGGTTGATCCCGTTGGGCTCGACCGGCGAGTTCCTGTCGATGACCGACGACGAGATCGAGCTGGTCGCCAGGACCGTGATCGACCGCGCAGCCAATCGCGTGCCGGTGATCATCGGTACCACTGCCGAAGACACCCGCGTGGCTGCGCGCAAGAGCCGCATGGCCGAGTCGCTCGGCGCGGACGGCGTGATGGTGCTGCCGCCGTTCTATTCCACGCCGACCGACGACGAGATTTACCAGCACTACAAAAGCATTTCGGACGCCATCGGCATCCCCATCATGGTCTACAACAATCCGGCCGTGACCAATGTCGACCTGAAGCCGCCGCTGGTCGCGCGGCTCTCGCAGATCGACAACTGCCGCTACATCAAGGAGTCGACGCTCGAGGTCACCCGCGTGCGCGACATCATGCGGCTGTCGGACGGCCGCATGGCCGTGTTCGGCGGGATCATGGGCTTCGAGTCGTACGTCGAAGGCGCGGTGGGCTGGGCGGCCGTGCCGTCGAACGGCGCACCGGCCGAGATGGCCCGGCTCTACGATCTGGTGATGGCCGGCAAGCTCGCCGAGGCACGCGCACTGTCCTTCAAGTATTTTCCGATGATCGATTTCGTCGCCGGCCAGCAGTACGTGGCCGGCACCAAGGCGCTGCTCACGGCCATGGGCCTGCCGGTCGGTGGACCCCGCCCACCGCGACTGCCGATGGGCCCCGAAGGCATTGCCGCCGCCCACCGAATCGTCGACGAACTTGGCCTGCACATAGAGCTTTCAACTTCCGGAGTCCGCGCATGAACACGCTTGCAGAAATCCAGCCGCAAAACGCTGCCAACGACTTGGTCATCCGCATGGTCAACGTGCAGAAGTGGTTCGGCGAATTCCAGGTGCTGCGCGATATCAATCTCGAAGTGCGACGCGGCGAGCGCATCGTGATCTGCGGCCCGTCGGGTTCCGGCAAGTCGACCCTGTTGCGCTGCATCAACCGGCTCGAGGAACATCAGCAGGGCAACATCGTCGTCAACCGCGTCGAACTCACCAACGACATGCGGCGCATCGACGCGGTGCGTCGCGAGGTCGGCATGGTGTTCCAGCACTTCAACCTGTTCCCGCACCTGACCATCCTCGAGAACTGCACGCTCGCGCCCATCTGGAGCAAGAAGTACGCGCCCAGGGAAGCGAAGGAAGTCGCGATGGCGTACCTCACCAAAGTGAAGATCCCCGACCAGGCGAACAAGTACCCGTCGCAGCTTTCTGGCGGCCAGCAGCAGCGCGTGGCGATCGCCCGTGCCCTGTGCATGAGTCCGAAAGTCATGCTGTTCGACGAGCCGACCTCTGCGCTCGACCCGGAGATGGTCAAGGAGGTGCTCGACACGATGGTCTCGCTGGCCGAGGACGGCATGACGATGCTGTCCGTCACGCACGAGATGGGCTTCGCGCGCCAGGTCGCCAACCGCGTGATTTTCATGGACCAAGGCACTATCCTCGAGGAGGGCCCGCCGGCAGACTTCTTCGGCAATCCGCAGCATGAGCGCACGCGGCTTTTTCTGAGCCAGTTGCTGCACTGACCAACAGGCTGCGAAGGCGGAAGAAACGGAGGCGGGCTGACGTCCGTATCAAACCAACCGCTTGATCGCCTTCTTCCGCCACACCGCCCGGTAGTAAGTCGTTTGCAGAATCAACATCGCCACGAACGCAGCCGGGTAGGCCACCCACACCCCGTTCAGCCCGATGCGATGGCTCACGACCCACGCCACTGGCACCTCGACACCGACGATGCACACGATGGAGATCAGCGTCGGCACCAGCACCGAGCCGCTGGCCCGCATGATCCCGGACAGCGCCGACGCCATGCCGAAGATGACAAG from Variovorax sp. PAMC28562 includes these protein-coding regions:
- a CDS encoding LacI family DNA-binding transcriptional regulator, producing the protein MSVTLRDVARAADVSIATASRALAGSNLTNQATQRHVVAVAAALGYRTNTAARALRTRKSRLIGLTVHNLENASFRVLASVVQSRMQTLGYQVILSISNDDAEQEREIFKTLVDHNVDGVIAVPTGANGAALLAMEHADIPVICAVRRVAGASLESILAADMDGAYAGTQHLLGLGHRRIGLIVGPGDTTSGKERLAGYTRAMQEAGLPIDPTLIHRGRYVPETGVAGANAMLSLPAPPTALFVANHESSVGVLRVISERGLAISLDLSLLFYEDSPWFQWHRPAISVVDSGAADMANLAVDRLMSRLGGVANSGREYRIGSRLVERASCSALPNTSSTT
- a CDS encoding amino acid ABC transporter ATP-binding protein — its product is MNTLAEIQPQNAANDLVIRMVNVQKWFGEFQVLRDINLEVRRGERIVICGPSGSGKSTLLRCINRLEEHQQGNIVVNRVELTNDMRRIDAVRREVGMVFQHFNLFPHLTILENCTLAPIWSKKYAPREAKEVAMAYLTKVKIPDQANKYPSQLSGGQQQRVAIARALCMSPKVMLFDEPTSALDPEMVKEVLDTMVSLAEDGMTMLSVTHEMGFARQVANRVIFMDQGTILEEGPPADFFGNPQHERTRLFLSQLLH
- a CDS encoding dihydrodipicolinate synthase family protein, producing MKHFRGTYTIMVTPFDAAGEVDVSALERYVDWQIESGIHGLIPLGSTGEFLSMTDDEIELVARTVIDRAANRVPVIIGTTAEDTRVAARKSRMAESLGADGVMVLPPFYSTPTDDEIYQHYKSISDAIGIPIMVYNNPAVTNVDLKPPLVARLSQIDNCRYIKESTLEVTRVRDIMRLSDGRMAVFGGIMGFESYVEGAVGWAAVPSNGAPAEMARLYDLVMAGKLAEARALSFKYFPMIDFVAGQQYVAGTKALLTAMGLPVGGPRPPRLPMGPEGIAAAHRIVDELGLHIELSTSGVRA
- a CDS encoding dihydrodipicolinate synthase family protein, with protein sequence MTFPVSGVGGIWPATLTPFAPGGAIDDVALAAHVHEVASTAGVRAVVVNGHAGETSSLNRLERAHVVDVAVRAAGRIPVVAGVVAEDTRDACALAVDAAEAGASALLLFPPMLFGGGSALRPEMALRFVKDVAGATRLPIVLFQLSRSSGLAFSTGLLVRLCSEVPYIVAIKDGTDVPELYEDNLRAIRRLDRPVTMLTTNNSWLFASLTYGADGILSGIGSVAAPLLVEMHEAVAAGRLDAARAANDRLVPLCRAFYRAPYLDSHNRMKTALHMLGRLPHPDPRLPLLPLADDDKTRIRAALVASGLLDDKC